The genomic DNA CTCGTACTGTTTGCCATGCTGGGCGGGCTGCTAGCCGCTTGTTCGCGGAACACACCAACGCCGCGCCCACCAAAGCCGATTCAGGCCGACACGTTTGAAATCGGTCCGTTGACGCCGGTGACGATTGCTCCGGGCAAGGACTTGACGAAGTTTCTGCACAGCGACCATACCGAACAGGTAGATGCCCGGCTGAACTGTAACTACTGCCACGGCGTCGAAGCCAACCTTCAGAAGATGGCGCAGTATGCCGACAACCCCAAAGAAGCCAACAAACCCCCTTATCCGGGCCACGCCAGTTGTATGGCCTGCCACATGGCCGAGTTCACCCAAACGCAAGCCACGCCGGGTGGCACAGCCTCCGTGACAACGAAAGACGGACGAACCGGGCAGTGGTCAGGCATGTGCTATGTCTGCCACCAGCAGGTCGGGCTTGACAAGGAAGGGGTCAATGCCATGGACGTGTTCCCCGGAAGACTCAGCCACAACATCATCTTCACGGCCGAGCAGCACCGGGAACACATGGCTTACAGCTATCCATCCGACGTGCCAGACCAGAAACGGGCCGGTCAGAAGATGGACGACAAAACCTGCCAGGATTGCCACACCGTGCTACCGCGTCCGCAGCCGGGCGTGAACTTCGAGGCGCACACGACCTGCTACGCCTGCCACCGGACGAGCGCGTACCAGCCGCCAGCGCTCGGCGTCAAAAGCGAGGTCCAGCCGGGCGCCCAGGCTTCCGGCGCGTGCAACACCTGCCATGTGGCGACGACCGACCCCAAGGCGCTTCGGCCGCTCGAGGCTAAAATGCAGGGCGTACGGTCCTATTCGTTCAAATTCACGCACTACGCCCACCAGCAGGGCAAGTGTACGGATTGCCACAACCTCAACGGCACGTATGCCAACCAAGTTGGCACGCCACGCGCCAAGCAGCATCTGAGCGGCACGCGCTCATCCATCGGGCAAGGGTGTTTCAGTTGCCATGATGGCAGGCGCGTCTTTGGCGACCTCGATGCGAATGGGCAGGCGACGCAGGCGCACTGCTTGAAATGCCACACGCCTGGGCAGCTTGGTCCGCTGTTTGGCTCGCCAACCGCCGCCGTCAGCGGCGCGCGCGAAACCATCCGTTGACAGTGCGCCGCCGGGCCGGCATCACCGGCCGACGGCAAGTATCCAACCCCTTCTTTTCTGGCCCTTCTTTTCTGGCCCTTCTTTTCTGGGCATGACAGGCAAGCGGCGACTCGTGTATTGTCACTCACGCTTTGACCTGACCAACGTCGTCACCCCGGCAAGCATCAGATAGGGCGTCCATTGCGTGGATGTTGAACACGATGGTGATGCGTGTGGGTGAACCCTCCCCCGTCTGTGGATTTTCCCGCCCAGAGGAGCCAAAACAACACTATGAAACGATGGTTGATTGCGGTTTATATGCTCAGCGCCGGCTGGTTAGTGCTGGCACCAACGATGGCCCGGCTCACCATTGCGGCTGCGCCATCCCTGACGAACGAAGATGCCAGCACGAAAATGCCGGGGAAAATGGTGTTTGACAACACCGAGAGCGACCCGCCGTTTTCAAAGTATGCCGGTTACAAGGACGACAAAGGCAAAGCGCCCTTTGATCACCAGCAGCACGTGGACTACCAGGGGTCAACCTGCGTCGTTTGCCACCACACCAACTCGAAAACACTGGTTGCCAAGGGTGACACGGCGAGCGAGCCGGTGATGAAGTGCACCGTGTGTCACACGGATCAGGACAAAGCCCCATCACCCGTCGAAGGCACCAACGAAGATCACAAATTCAAAGATGTACCGGCCGTAGAAGCCGAGACGGCCTATCACGGCGCTGACAACTCGAAGAGCGCCGCCAGCGAAGCCGGGTGTATTACGTGTCACAAGCGCCTGACCAAAGAATTTCCGAAAGCCGGTAAAGTGGTGTCATGTAGCAGTTGCCATACCGGGCAGGACTCCTAACCGGTTTAGCACCGCGCTGGGTTCTGCCATCGGCGTCAGGCCGTTCATCGGCATCGGGCGCTATGGCAGCCCAGCGTAACTGTTGGCACAGGAAGCCGTGGGTACAGTCTCCTTCAAAACCTTCCTCCTCGGTCTCGTGGTTGGCGCAGCGGGTGGTTATGGGGTGGGGCGGTGGTTGCCGTTGGATAGTGCAATCACCACCTCATCGCCACCGGCCGTCAGTTCGCCAGCAACGCCGCCACCGCTGGCCCCAGACCAACTCGGCGCACTACCGGCCAAACATCCACCGTTGGTTCCAGGTGGTGACGCCACCGAGTCGCCGGCCGTTGCGGCCGCCCGCCGGACGGCAGATACCGACATTGGCAACTACCTGGCGCAAATGGATGCGGCGGCCGCACTGTACCAAGCCGGACGCTTCGCTGACTCACTGGCCTACGCGCAGCGGGCGCGCAATCTTCGCCCTGACAGCGTGGATGCCCTGCTGGCCATCGGCGTGTCCCAAGCCGAGCTTGGGCAGTATGACGCCGCCGTGAAAACCCTCGAGCAAGCTGTGGCGCGGCGACCCACCGACGCCGACACCCAAACCGAACTCGCTTACGTTCATCTTCGCCGGAAAGCTTTTCGAGAAGCATTGGCAACGGCTGAACAGGCAGCCCGGCAAGCTGGCTACTCGGAGCGCGCCCTCGAAATCATCGCCCAAGCGGCTCTGGCGCTAGGCGAGCCGGCGCGCGCGCGGGCAGCGGTGGAGCGGCTCGCCGCCGTCAATCCGGGCAATCCGCGCCTTGCCGAACTGACGCGGTCGCTTGCGCCAGACAAAACGACGCCAGACAAGACGCCAGACAAAACGACGAAAGGAAAACCATCATGACCGACCACGCCGAGATCAATGCTGTAGTGCGTGCTCTGGCCAGGTCGCGGCGCGCGGTGCTCCGCCTGGGACTGACCGCCGGGGTCGGAAGTTGCCTGAGCAGTCTGGCTGCCGCCGGACAGCGCAGCCCACGTAACACCGATGCTGCCCTGCTCAACGCCGCCCTCGCGCTCGAACACGAGGCGATTGCGGCCTATGACGCCGGCGCGGGAACCGGGTTACTCAAAGGCGATATGCTCGACCTGGCCGCGCATTTTCAGAGCCAGCACCGCGCGCACCGCGACCTCCTCGTTGAAGAAGTCCGTAAACTCGGTGGTACACCGGCCGTCGCGCTGGCGAGCTACAGCTTCAAAGGCAAGGACGGCGCCCCGGTCGAACTCAAAACGGCCGAAGCCATTCTGGTGTTTGCCCTAGGCCTGGAAGCCGGCGCGGCGAGTGCCTACCTCAAGCTCCTCCCACAGTTGACCTCCAAACCCATGCTGCCCATCATCGCCGGTATTGCCTGCGACGAAGCCCAGCATGCAGCCGCCATTCGCCTCTTGCTGCGTCAGCAGCCGGCCCCGGATGCGGTGGTCAAATAGCCCTACGTTCCTTGAGCTAACTTGCGATTGAGCTGCCTTGTATGTCTGCCAAAGTCCTCATTGCCGAAGACGACCCCGCCTCGCGTACGCTTTTGCAAATTTGGCTGCGCCGGGATGGTTACGAGATCACCAGCGTCGATAATGGAAAAGCCGCGCTGGAAGCCGCTCGCCAGATACTGCCCGACCTCGTTCTATCGGACGTGATGATGCCGGAAATGGACGGCTTCGAGCTGTGTCGTCAGTTGCGCGCCGACCCACAGCTCGGCGAAGTGCCGATCGTACTCGTCACGACGTTGGCCGACAAAGCGTCACGCCTGCAGGGCATCGAGGCCGGCGCAGACGACTTTCTCAGCAAGCCGTACGACAACGCCGAGTTGCGTGCGCGCGTCCGCACGATTGCGCGGCTCAATCGCTACCGCTTACTGCTCCAGGAGCGCGAACAGCGCGCCGCCGAACGGGCGCAAGCTCAGTCCCGGCTCAAGGAACTGGCCGATTTGCTTGACCAGACGCATGATGCCATCGTGCAGATTGACGACCAGGGCAACATCGCCTTCTGGAGTGCCGGCGCGGCGCGGTTGTTTGGCTGGTCGCCCGATGAAATCCACGGACGCAATGCGGCCAAACTGCTCTTTCCCAAGGGTGACGGCCTGCCGCGGGATGCCTTGGCAGCAGTTGTCAGCCAGGGTGAGTGGACGAGCGAATACACGACCTACCGCCGCGATGGGCAGGAAATCACCTTGATGACGCGCTGGTCACTGGTGGCGCGCGCCGAAGACGGCGCGCGGTCGACACTGTTCATTGCCACCGACGTGACCGAGCAACGGCGCATCGAGCGCCAGTACTTGCGCGCGCAACGCATGGAAACCATCGGCATGCTGGCAAGCGGTATTGCCCACGACTTGAACAACATGCTGACGCCCATCGGCATTGGCATCGATCTGCTCCGGCAGCAGGGACTGGGCACTTCCATAGAGGATTTGCTGGACATGATGAACAACAGCGTCGAGCGCGGCGCGGCACTCATCAAGCAGGTGCTGTCCCTCGCGCGCGACGGCGGTGGTTCAGCAACGCTTGTGCAACCCAAACACATCCTGCGCGAAGTGGCGACTCTGGTCCGTGAAACCTTTCCCAAAACCATCACCATCCGGACGGACTTCGACGCTGACCTACGCCCCATCGAGAGCGATCCAACCGAACTGACCCAAGTGCTGCTCAACCTCTGTGTGAACGCCCGCGACGCGATGCCCGACGGCGGGGTTCTCACCATTCACCTGTACAACTTCGCCCCGGACGACGCCTGGCGCGCCGCTCAGCCAAGCGCGGTGTTTGACCAGTATGTCGTCATCGAGGTGGCAGACACTGGGATCGGCATTCCCTCGGAAATCCAACCGCGTATCTTTGAACCGTTGTTCACAACCAAGTCGCCGGATAAAGGCACCGGCCTAGGGTTGGCAACGGTTGCGTCAATTGTCGAGAAACGTCAGGGGGTCATCTCACTGGAAAGCGAGGTCGGCAGGGGAACGACCTTTCGCCTGTACTTTCCAGCCGCAGAAGTGTCTGAAACCAGTGCCAGTCCCACGCAAACCATTCCAACCGGCCGGGGTGAACTCATCCTGATTGCCGACACGGAAGCCTCGACGCTCGACCTGCTGCGCAACGTTCTCGAAACCAACGGCTACCGGGCCATAACCGCCCGGGATGACACCGAGCTGCTGACCGGTTTGCGCCAAAAACCGGCGGCGGCCATCATAGACGCCGATTTGCCCACGACCGGACCGGTCACCCTGGCGGATACGCTAGCGCACTACCCTGAGATTCCGATCATCGGGGTTTGCCCTGACACCACCGAAGCCTGCCGACACCGCCCCCAGGCGCTCACGGCCCAGAGTTGGCTGGGCAAGCCTTTCACGGCATTGCAGGTCTTGCGCGCCTTGCGGGATGTCCTGACCGGGCCGGCGGCGTGACGGTCCTGGCGGGGCTGGAAACAGGCCGCTCGTGGACGGCAGTGGCTCGTTGCCGGCGGCGAGTCGGGTTTCCCACGCGCAGCGGCAAACCGCAAACTAATCGGCCGGCTTGGTGCCAATGATGTCCTCTGGCTTGACGCCGCGCGCGATGCACCAGTCGGCGAACGGCTCGACGGCCGCTTCCGCCAGCTTGCGCCCAACCAGCCGCCGGAGGTGTTCGTCCAGCATGTCTGGCTCCCATCGCGCGTACACTTTCCGCCGATCGGAAGCCAGCAACGCTTCACGCTCTTTGGCGACCAGTTCTTTGAGTTCCGTTTTCTTGAGTTGCGCCAGCAACGCTTCGCCGGTCCGTTCGAGATGATCGAGATACCCCAGCTCGAGGTCCTGGACGCGCTCCTGAGAAGGCGAAGGAAAGAGCGGGCCGGCCTCACCCGCACCAACTCCCACTTCAGGGGCTTCCGACGCCTCAGCGGGCTTCTCAGCGCGAACGGAGGGCATCTTACCCGCCGGTCGGCGACGCTTCGGAGGTAGCTTCGGCAGGGCGTCCTGCCCGTTGACGATGAGCGTGTAAAGCAACCCGCCCGGATTGGCGAGGTCGCGCTGGCGGTATTGCCGGTCAAAGGTGGTGATGGCCTGCTCAATGGTTTCCAGCTTGCCCTGTAGCTCGAAGCTCTCCACCAACTTCTTGGCCACCGACCCAATCATGCCGCGCGCCATGAGCTGGCCCTCCAGGTGGAGCGCGACATCACGCACCGCGCGTTCTTCAGGCGAGAGGTCATCGTCGCACATGGCATCCATCACGTCGTAAATGGGCAGGGCCATTTGCTGGATGCGCGCCCCGAAGTCGAGGTTCTTGCGGAAGTGAATGGTTTCTTCCGCCAGCGTCCACTCGATCAAGAACTGTTTGGCCACCAACTCGTTCAGGGCCGGTTCGAGGCGCTGCATGATTTGCGAGACGTAGAGCAACTCGCGTGACATGCCGACGTGCTCAAATGCCAGCTTGCGCACATTGATGACGAAGTAATCGCCGCTGCCAAATTTCTTGTCGAGGTAGCGAAACAGACGCTTGGCAATCGGCGAGGTCAGGTTGAAGTAAAAATCCGCGTCGAGCTTTTTGAACAGCTTCTCACTCAGGCTCTGGGCAACCCGGTCGCTCCACATGACATAGCTTTTGGCTCCGGTGCGCTTGCCGGCGCCCTCGTCAAAAATTTTGAACTCCTGGATGATGCTCATCCCCACATCCACCAACCGGCCGCTGTGGCGGTCCACGTAGGCGTTTTTGGCTTCGATTCGGACGGCAGCCAGCTTGCGGAGCGAGCTTTCGAGTCGCTCATAGTGTTTGGCGTTCATGGGCCAGCCCAGCCGCCGGATGAGGTCATACCGGCTGAAGTACACCTTCTTTTGAGCGCCCTGTTCGTAAGAAAGCTCCATCAACGCCACATACACGTCTTCATCGGTGGTGCTGGGCAAGCCTTCAATGGGGTGCGGCATGACCGTCCACACCCGCTGGATTTCACGCCCATTCGACGTGATGTGCTCGGTGAAGGTCAGGTAGTTCTTGCTTTTCTGGGCGCGCTTGTCGAGCACGGCAATGGGGAACACAGCCAAGTTGAACTCATCCTGGGCAATGCGGATGACCTCTGGCTTTTCCCCATCCTCGCCGTCGCCGTGGGCTGTGGACGTGGCGAGTTCGGTTACAGGCAAACCTTCCGTCGCGCTTGGCTCACGTTTCTTTCGACGGCTTTGTTTTTCTGCCATGGCGGACAGTCCCGGTGATTGTCGTTCAGATGGCTGCTGCGACCAAGTTGGCGGTGGCCGCCGGGGCTTGCCACCGGTGCCCGAACAAGACCGAGCGCAGGGCTGTTTTTGCTTTAATTATCATCATTATCATTAATTATCATTAATTAGTTAATGGCAGCCAAAAGTTCTTTATTTTCAATAGTTTACAGGCGAATTTTTATGTCAAAGGTCAATAGTCCCCATGCCTTGACCTTTGACATAAGCGCCAAAAAGACCGGTTTTTTATGTCAAGGGTCAATAGTTTTATGTCAAAGGTCAATAGCGTTTATGTCAAAGGTCAATAGTTTTATGTCAAAGGTCAATAGCGTTTATGTCAAAGGTCAATAGTTCTTCATCCAGCTCACGTAACGTCGGCACAAAAACCCCAGAAATTGCACAAGACACAAGATGTTGTGGTACTTGGTGCTATATCTAGTGGTTTAGCCCAGGGGAATTTTTACGTCAAAGGTCAATAGTTTTATGTCAAAGGTCAATAGTTTTATGTCAAGGGTCAATAGTTTTATGTCAAAGGTCAATAGTTTTTATGTCAAAGGTCAATAGTCTTTACGTCAAAGGTCAATAGCACAAGATATGGGTTTGACAGACGCGATGCAGGGTGCAAAATAGCCCAACGCTTTGTTTTACTCAGTCGGCCTTCAAGTGGCGGTTTGAGATGACCGGCGACCATCACCGGCAAGCGTTTTATGCCAAAGGTCAATAAGCATTCTGACCTAGTGAAGCTTGCTTGGCGCGTGTCGCCGGCCGGGTTGGCGTCTCAAGTCAGCGTCGGGGCGAACGGCGACCGGACGCGATGTGACTGGAGACTCACTGTGGTGACGCGGCGAGCCGGGCAACTTGACTAGGTTCGTCTTGAGGAGGTGGCGGCTATGCGGGTGCGGGTATTGCCGAGTTTGGCTGATCCACGAAGTCAGTTGTTGATTACCTTCGTGGTCAATGACTGCCTGGCAATTGACGCCGGGGCGCTGGCGTTCCATTTGACCGGCGATGCGCTGTTGGCGGTTGAAGACATTGTGCTGACGCATGTGCACCTGGATCACATTGCCTCACTGCCCTTTATTTTTTCGGAGATGTTTGCTGACATCCGAACGCCGGTGCGCATCCATGCGACGGCGTCTGACATCGAGCGATTGCGGCGACACATCTTCAACAACGTGATTTGGCCCGATTTTACCCAAATCCGCAACGCGCATGGCGAATTGCTGACCTTCGTGCCTTTCGTGTGGCGACAGCCTTTCGAGGTAGCTGGTCTGCGCGTGACATCCGTTCCGGTCACGCATACCGTAGATACGGCTGGGATTATCATCGAAGACGCGCAGGGCGCGTGTGTGGCTTTTACCTCTGACACGGGGGTGACGGATGAGTTTTGGGAAGTGCTCAACGGATTGCCCCGGTTGGACGCCGTGTTTGTGGATGTGGCCTTTGACAACGCCAACGAGCCAGTGGCGACGGCTTCGCGCCATCTGTCGCCGCGGTTACTGGCCGCGGAGTTGGGCAAGTTGCAGTGCCAGCCGCAGGTGCTGGCCGTGAATTTGAAACCCTTTTGTCGCGAGCGCGTCACACGTGAGGTGATGGCGCTTGACCTGCCCAACGTACGGGTGGCGGCGCTGAACGTGGATTATACTTGGTAGCGTGCCCGGTAGGGCGCGCCAGGGGGGACGTTCCGGCGGCAGAGACTGGTGACCTGTGGAGAGGCAAATTTATGGGGTTTCCAAAAATCATTGTGACCGGTCCATCCGTTAGTGGGCGGGTTGATGAGTGCCGCAGGTTTCCGCTGGTGATTGGCCGCGCGACGAGTAGTGATGTCATCATTTCGGATGAACGGGCTTCGCGCTCGCATGCCAAGATCGAAGCCCTGCCGGACGGTAGCTATCGGTTGATTGATCTGGAAAGTCGCAACGGGACGATGCTCAACGACAATGTGATCGCAGGGTCGGTCCGCTTGCGAGATGGCGATACCATTGTCATCGGCAGCCACCGATTGGTTTTTCAGTTGCCGTCCAAAACGGTAGATGTGCGGTATGATGACAAGCCACTTTCAGGCACGGTTAGGCTTCAGAATGCGGCTGAGTTATTGGCGCTCGGGCGTTCGGGGGACGTGACCGGCAAGCCATCGAGCAGTTTTCGCGCGGTCGCCGCCCCCAACCCGCAAGACGTTACCCTGAGCGCCAAACAGCTCCATCTGCTTGAAAAGCGAAGCCAGATTCTCAGTTTGTTTTATGACTTCAACAAGCGCGTGGCGCGGGAGTTTGACATTGCCACGATCTATGCGGAGGTGGCGCGTCAGGTGTTTGAAATCTCGAACGCCGGACGGGTTATCATCGGAAAGATTGGCGCCGATAACCTGCCCACCGTCGAGTGGGGGACGTATCGGGATGATCTCATGCGCGCCACCTACGCCTCGGTTCCGATTAGCCGGACGGTCATTCGCACGGTGATGCAGGAACGGGTTTCCCTTTTGAGTCGGGACATGAGCAATGTCAAGGGCACCGCGATTCTGGGCGTCCAGTCACTGATGTGCGTTCCGATGTTGGGACAGGAAGACACGCCGCTGGGCGTGATTTATGCCGACAGCCTGCATTTGGACGGCTTCACGGAAGACGACGTGGATTACCTGACCGGGTTGGCTTCGACGGTGGCGCTCACGCTCGAAAACATCATGGCGCACGAGCGGCTCTTGCACGAGGCGGAGGCGCGCACGGCCTATCGTCGGTTTTTGCCGCCACATGTCGTGGACCAGATCATGGAAGACCCGGACAGCCTTCAGTTGGGCGGAGTCAACCAAGTCGTGACCACCATGTTTGCCGACATCCGTGGTTTCACGACGCTTTCCGAGCGCAAGTCGCCCCATGAGATTGTCGCCATCTTGAATAACTACTTCGAGCGGGCAGCCACGGCGATCTTTCGCCATGGCGGATCGCTCGACAAGTTTATTGGCGACGGCATCATGGCGTTGTTTGGTGCGCCCCAGCCGAGCGACCGTGACCCGGTCAACGCCGTTCAAGCGGCGATAGCGCTCCAGGAAGTCATCGAGCAGGTCAACGCTGACCTTGCCGCGCAAGGCTCGGATTTGCGCCTGAGTATTGGCATTGGCATCAACACCGGAGAAGTCACGGCCGGCTACATTGGTTCCAAGCTGCGGACGGATTACACCGTCATTGGCGATGCCGTGAACTTGGCCGCGCGCTTGGAATCCAACGCCAAGCCAGGACAAATTTTGATGGGTGAGACGACTGCCCAGTGTTTGCGCGCGCTGGCGCGCCAGAGTATCGAGTTTGCCGAGGGCGAACGCGAGTTCGCCTTTGTCCCACTGGGGGGAATGAAGGTCAAGGGGAAGCTCAACGAAGTCAAGGTCTATCGCGTCTTGTGGGGCGAGGAATTGGCTACGCTTGGGGACACTTCAGAAAGCGGAACGCCGCCAGTGCTTTTCCGCAGCGCCACGACGAATCCGGTTTTTCTGGAGTCCGAGACGATTGCGCGTCCGCAGTTGGACTGGGGTACCATCCGGCGTGATCCACGCCGCCAAGTCTCGATTCCGGTGGTGGTGACGGGCGCGGACGCGCATGGAAACACTTTCGAGCAGGCGACCGAAACGATTGATGTCAGTCCGTCCGGTGCCTGTATTCGGCTGGCGCAGCCGCTCACCATTCCTTCGTCGCTATCGCTTTTGGTGCCGAGCTACGGTTGGCGCGGAGAAGTAATTGTGCGCAAGCTGACCCGTGACCCACAGGGGTATCTCGTGGGCGTCGAGATCGTTGGTCAGGGACCTCAGTGGTAGCCGCAGTAGAAGACAGAACAATGACGTCAACCGGGCGGCTTTTCTCAAAGCGGAAAAGGCGCAACCTGCCTGTGGGCCATCCCAGATGGCGGCGTGAAGTTTCAACCTAGCTGCCTTACGAGCCAAGGCGAACGCGGACCTTGCGGAGGCGTTCAGGGACTTTTGAAAGAACCTCTTTCAAGGAAGGGCCGGGCCTGGACGATGTAGAGCCGCCCCTGGTACGTCAGCCACTCAATATCCTGAGTGACACCGCCGAAAAGTCGTTCGATGGCGCGGGCCGTCTGTCCCAGTTGGCGAATCATCGCAGCCGTCAGGACGGGCTGATCAGAAACACCCGGCACTTCCTTCAATCCGCCTTTTATATCAAAGGTCAATATGGCTTCATCATCGGCGCGGGTCAGCACCAGCGCCGAATCGCTTTGCGGGCGGTAGATGATCTGTTCGGGAACCCGGCGACCTTCGACGACCCGCAGCCCCAAGCCGCGTTTGGCGTTGATGTAAATGCCCTCGGTGTCACGTCGGTCAAAGGGGTTGGTGGTCACGAGGACACCGGCGCTATCCGCGTTAATGCCTTCCTGAATGAGAACGGCCGGATACACGGCCAAGTGGTCAATCCGGGCGGCTTCACGGGCTTCAAAGGCTTCAAAGTTCCAAATCGAGGCCCAGACCGTCTTGATGGCCGTAATGAGGGCTTCGTCATCGCGGACGTTAGGGACCGTCGTGTAAAGTCCGGCTCCGCTGAAATCCGGCAGGTCCTCGGCATTGGTCGAGCTACGCGCGAAAAGCCCGACGCCGCGATACTCACGGCGAACTTTGGTCAAAATTGCCCGCCGGAGTGCCGGATCAAATGGCGCGGCGACCATGAAGTCGCGCAGCTTGGCCAGTTCGACCTGCCGGGTTTGCGGGTCGTGATGAAATTGGTCGTCGTTGAGCAGCGCCAGCACGCGGTCTTCAATGCCATGCCGGTCGGCAAACGCTTTGTAGTGCGCGAAGGGAATGGAGAAGCCACGCGGCACGGTCACGTTCGGAAGCCGTGCCTGGGCCACTTCGCCCAAGTTGGCCGATTTCGCGCCGAAACGAATGACATCCTGCGCCCGCTGGCGGTGCAGGTCGGTCAGGCTTCGCCACCGGAGGTCGGCGCGTGGCAGGCGCAGTTCGCGGCTCAGGGCGCGTTCCCGTTCGGATTCGACGATTTGCTCGGCGGGTTCAATGGTGATGCCGTCCTCGGTAACGACGACCGTCACCCACCGATCAACTAGGCTGCGAAAGCGCGTGTCGGCGTCCTTGACGTAGGCATTGGGAATGCCCCACCCTTTCGCCAAAAGATTCAAGTGCGACAGTGGCGCGCCCGGCTGCGTTACGATGATGCCCCGCAGGGGGGTGGTCGAAAGCGGGGTTTCCTTGAAAATCACGATGTCTTCGCGCTCAAAGGGCTGTGGCGGCGGCAACTGCTCGACCAGCCGCAGAATGCCGACGGCCTGACCAGGGTTGAGTGGAAGAAAGGTTGTTGCGGGGAGCGCTTCCTCGGCGCGGACGCTTGGCACGTCAGGCAGATGCGCCGCAATTTCCTCGTGCCGCCGGGCGTTGGCCTTGAACGTCAAGGGCGCGAAGAACGTGGCCGTCAGCCGTTCGTGAGCGTAGGCCAGTAGCCCCGGCGTCAGCAGGTCGCCCTCCCAAAACTCATACGTGAACCGCTCCAGGCGCGGCTGCCAAGCCATCGTGCCAAGCAGAAACCGGCGCCGCTCGTTGGTGTAGTTCTTGCGCAGAAACACATCGCCGGCGTCAAGCGTCAGGTACGTCGCCCGCGCAAAATCGCTGTGAAACCGAAAGCGCCTTGAGTTGGCGTAGTACACCTGGCCATCCGCGCAGTTGATGACGAACAGGATGCTCGGCGCGGTGGCGTTTCGGCCCGATGGCGTCAACCGCGCCAGCCGGTCGAAGTCGGCGCGTGTCATCTGGGTAACGTAGTCCGGGGCAGATGGGTCGTCCGGTTCGGACGCGCGGTTGTCCATCACTGGCGCTTGCGCGGTCGTCTGACCGGTGAGAGCCAGCGGGAACAGCGCGCCGAGCGCGACCACCAAGCTGAAGACACAGTGCAGCGCAACGCTCATCAGGCTTTTGGGCGAAACACGGTGATATGGGCGGCATTGCCAGTGATATAGGGGCCGCCAATCAGGTCAATACAGTAGGGAATGGCTGGAAAGACGGCTTCAAGACATTCCCGAATGGACTTGGGCTTGCCCGGCAGGTTGACGATCAGGCAACGCCCGCGAATCCCAGCCGTCTGACGGGACAAAATGGCCGTCGGCACATACTTGAGCGATACGGCACGCATCAGCTCACCGAACCCAGGAAGCATTTTGTCGCAGACGGCTTCGGTCGCTTCTGGTGTGACATCGCGTGGGGCCGGACCCGTGCCGCCGGTCGTGACAACCAGACAGCAACCCTCCACGTCGGCAAGCTGCCGGAGTTCGGCTTCGATACGGGGCTGCTCATCGGGCACGAGGCGCGGCAGGGGCGTCCAGTCGTCGGCAATATAATCGCGCAGAACGGCTACAATGGCCGGGCCAGACTCATCTCGATATACGCCCTGACTGGCCCGATCCGAGATGGTCAGAATGCCGATGGTAATGGTGGGGTGCGCCATAGACTGCTGCTTTGCCTTTAATCTGTCTGTGTGTTGCGATATTCATTTTGCCAGCGCGATCAAGTCATATGCTCAGAAACACCGGCTTTGATTGTCGGGTAGAATGCTTTAGAGTGCGCCTCAATTCTAGCTTTTGATC from Chloracidobacterium validum includes the following:
- the trfA gene encoding plasmid replication initiator TrfA encodes the protein MAEKQSRRKKREPSATEGLPVTELATSTAHGDGEDGEKPEVIRIAQDEFNLAVFPIAVLDKRAQKSKNYLTFTEHITSNGREIQRVWTVMPHPIEGLPSTTDEDVYVALMELSYEQGAQKKVYFSRYDLIRRLGWPMNAKHYERLESSLRKLAAVRIEAKNAYVDRHSGRLVDVGMSIIQEFKIFDEGAGKRTGAKSYVMWSDRVAQSLSEKLFKKLDADFYFNLTSPIAKRLFRYLDKKFGSGDYFVINVRKLAFEHVGMSRELLYVSQIMQRLEPALNELVAKQFLIEWTLAEETIHFRKNLDFGARIQQMALPIYDVMDAMCDDDLSPEERAVRDVALHLEGQLMARGMIGSVAKKLVESFELQGKLETIEQAITTFDRQYRQRDLANPGGLLYTLIVNGQDALPKLPPKRRRPAGKMPSVRAEKPAEASEAPEVGVGAGEAGPLFPSPSQERVQDLELGYLDHLERTGEALLAQLKKTELKELVAKEREALLASDRRKVYARWEPDMLDEHLRRLVGRKLAEAAVEPFADWCIARGVKPEDIIGTKPAD
- a CDS encoding 3',5'-cyclic-nucleotide phosphodiesterase: MRVRVLPSLADPRSQLLITFVVNDCLAIDAGALAFHLTGDALLAVEDIVLTHVHLDHIASLPFIFSEMFADIRTPVRIHATASDIERLRRHIFNNVIWPDFTQIRNAHGELLTFVPFVWRQPFEVAGLRVTSVPVTHTVDTAGIIIEDAQGACVAFTSDTGVTDEFWEVLNGLPRLDAVFVDVAFDNANEPVATASRHLSPRLLAAELGKLQCQPQVLAVNLKPFCRERVTREVMALDLPNVRVAALNVDYTW
- a CDS encoding adenylate/guanylate cyclase domain-containing protein; protein product: MGFPKIIVTGPSVSGRVDECRRFPLVIGRATSSDVIISDERASRSHAKIEALPDGSYRLIDLESRNGTMLNDNVIAGSVRLRDGDTIVIGSHRLVFQLPSKTVDVRYDDKPLSGTVRLQNAAELLALGRSGDVTGKPSSSFRAVAAPNPQDVTLSAKQLHLLEKRSQILSLFYDFNKRVAREFDIATIYAEVARQVFEISNAGRVIIGKIGADNLPTVEWGTYRDDLMRATYASVPISRTVIRTVMQERVSLLSRDMSNVKGTAILGVQSLMCVPMLGQEDTPLGVIYADSLHLDGFTEDDVDYLTGLASTVALTLENIMAHERLLHEAEARTAYRRFLPPHVVDQIMEDPDSLQLGGVNQVVTTMFADIRGFTTLSERKSPHEIVAILNNYFERAATAIFRHGGSLDKFIGDGIMALFGAPQPSDRDPVNAVQAAIALQEVIEQVNADLAAQGSDLRLSIGIGINTGEVTAGYIGSKLRTDYTVIGDAVNLAARLESNAKPGQILMGETTAQCLRALARQSIEFAEGEREFAFVPLGGMKVKGKLNEVKVYRVLWGEELATLGDTSESGTPPVLFRSATTNPVFLESETIARPQLDWGTIRRDPRRQVSIPVVVTGADAHGNTFEQATETIDVSPSGACIRLAQPLTIPSSLSLLVPSYGWRGEVIVRKLTRDPQGYLVGVEIVGQGPQW
- a CDS encoding PEP/pyruvate-binding domain-containing protein, giving the protein MSVALHCVFSLVVALGALFPLALTGQTTAQAPVMDNRASEPDDPSAPDYVTQMTRADFDRLARLTPSGRNATAPSILFVINCADGQVYYANSRRFRFHSDFARATYLTLDAGDVFLRKNYTNERRRFLLGTMAWQPRLERFTYEFWEGDLLTPGLLAYAHERLTATFFAPLTFKANARRHEEIAAHLPDVPSVRAEEALPATTFLPLNPGQAVGILRLVEQLPPPQPFEREDIVIFKETPLSTTPLRGIIVTQPGAPLSHLNLLAKGWGIPNAYVKDADTRFRSLVDRWVTVVVTEDGITIEPAEQIVESERERALSRELRLPRADLRWRSLTDLHRQRAQDVIRFGAKSANLGEVAQARLPNVTVPRGFSIPFAHYKAFADRHGIEDRVLALLNDDQFHHDPQTRQVELAKLRDFMVAAPFDPALRRAILTKVRREYRGVGLFARSSTNAEDLPDFSGAGLYTTVPNVRDDEALITAIKTVWASIWNFEAFEAREAARIDHLAVYPAVLIQEGINADSAGVLVTTNPFDRRDTEGIYINAKRGLGLRVVEGRRVPEQIIYRPQSDSALVLTRADDEAILTFDIKGGLKEVPGVSDQPVLTAAMIRQLGQTARAIERLFGGVTQDIEWLTYQGRLYIVQARPFLERGSFKSP